A genomic segment from Papilio machaon chromosome 20, ilPapMach1.1, whole genome shotgun sequence encodes:
- the LOC106716351 gene encoding uncharacterized protein LOC106716351, which translates to MGTEVPKTHDSSGGTDSNSDSENSSSSDSSGSDWECTGTKQGSTRKPHFSVTSCDTGLKLKIAAIPPRKVSPKKTLRPLGKKKSEEESKTNNAKEKDNVKKKKSQLSDTSSSSEVCSKCSSDSSSEDDLPLKAVKKTLPVKCSPQKSVKSGRNSGVKSDSDGHKNSSDDKDVASKKDAKDKSSAFKTSSNVKKTKSEDSTQDNTAKRGQRQRTKFSSPTGESAACSSTSSSTSSSSSSSSSSSSSSDSDSAEAAGSAHASADDSSAALAAACQLQVIDDADLAELFPEQTSSAPAQQPTFSSFPAHAVSPHSEDKCIADNADGSSSEMELPPQLVTAAIQRATADSSGSENECSNSGVVSHNTTHYASSLLQQFVAQTQLLSSTASLNSINTTPTSSLTCGLNSSPLESVNTIGDCVLGQINSLPEMTPIGSNYLNSNSQHLSPQQTEELTQINKDLEEISSVTESVSLSIPNPPSLEDCVDNNDFMNIDITPGGSELGNASDLLKTSPMTILSTDLNQLDPQKLDTISTNSVESQEDVKNIIVESRRKRGRPRKVRKVNEYEIKIVESHKEDKPSVNVINDFHNNNDPPNVSPDSGILSNHNSPTHSPLRRHDLDENHGRLSRKSIQKENNKVERRNMRSKSKTRSRAHNLSDSSDCDFHKKRVENEVKQIKTEAPSPIPLKQETNKFDKNKKPDHKLDIAALDRMLYATDRVLYPPRKKTGRKPQSKAKTTKNSPKTLKDKNQYDSADSDEDSLPSSRSVLSGVYAKRKEVNSKLCTVTKKSSKPATNTWRDHQSENEAAGDDPLDPTWKQIDLNPKYKDILSGYKSDHEFKPYKSCSRLIESGYKSDYGCRSGYKSDCYRSGYKSDHRSGYKSDKSGYKTDYSVRSMRRRMRKLKKTRSVRDRSYYKNQKHFVSDQEILLLTNKTFSSLTLGHSSSDSECDSYIRKPNASPKYVSVCTKYPLLSKYSFGFTKSQKHILRHNSSDPFAPGPVFSGLQRPVTTCNIFKVSHNNNNTLLKSPNKASCVGNSLPTLKPMFTHKFGTSPLTTLNKTASKKDFDAMKHISRTLSPKSRKHNKSSSSLYSLHTKKENTLKPLPSIFEKAKNSYVPNKSLSRNVFLNLKKPHLKPAFQIKKHRRTVVLAPPKINLKPTERPSRLAIKTENKHHRHRSKRRHRSRSVSRCRDSYANKNVDSVDQKFSQDMDILISNFIKLCQIAPKLITNITQSQPKCTEKPLPEPLPPKVLKRASKKRKTSDNQEIIIPTSKRRHKKQLTESQNKGGKDTNEHKLPLKKRHYHINSSTNNTLSLSLVSSEFDDNSKNGINTEQFLCTETDCLGEMQNNVTAESPKTKPNNEKGKKGTDSSKVMQTNMQDNKNQHKTDDVIMKSTKISLSTITENIEMEREDSNLCVSKTNNISGDDQVGKKTDKEGHKLTNDVEKLSPKSKESDGKPIPSRHETANKISPRSEVKSSPVRNSAPIVTPKKRHRLEADKAATHSSLDQVVQSLSKKLSEDKSANDSSCKDVNQNNAREDIKVTENSTLSSANNVETTPNTSIDPLKSMSARSLYKSSIPPSQKSEIMTRKKNRLEGLTSNLVSKINPSAATKVLDTLLNNNIRKSIESRILEKEKNITDTNYKQTDDKPKTKESPLVNRATVIKSPVSKGKTVDSKKSKTSEITSGTTVVVNVDHPTGIFEPSVDLEDQIPKSSICVSSLVTDANKSKCKAKATNVNSSDGLMGTIDNESDIPLALISETPDPIIRPKRGESIAAVISDKIQETAGGHNLRQPKRNLNVDSDDTNDKKKKKTSNIIKESKLVLPAKVLIPKIQAEKLSVSDIIKKMCSTTPKKPETNSASDTKMADASKKKARRRKAINRTGFPSIKKKKKKIEPNGALTLQSDSHFTSDTDNSAFERVPKDGEAMSSFLQRTTNKKPELKVVLNKDDCPKQGRLTVVALEKLQGKEIVSETANKPVQIAEKQINEKRSINSILRAPSLQLKQTKNDKEIKNHVNKWEVLSETDSIPSLTSSLNHNDPEDSIPLSLLNLKNHKTVSRLDNLERLKRKTRAMSPSKEIEEIFSKRKIVEKVTKTGLRPKSSLAILYPSERRLTRSSDNSFEDGRSKSKRDAKKTVTEINFEKSGCKPANVTTRRKSRMSQVTKKPSEVHSSSRESSLDTVVSRKTISKSREPSIDTLQDHDENEPLPLNEKEIDFEKSIDVLSKNIICKKRVACSRDDSPSNSVDNRDKPIIVSKRNPRLRKKFLVAGLFSDYYKEDPKPDGKGKNVVTQTEYPPGLLAPPPYCERWVRRRLQHFALPYDIWWQQHYNQPVPSWNYKKIRTNVYYDVKPSAEECESVACSCAPASGCNEDCINRLVYSECSPQLCPAGDKCKNQRIQRHEWASGLEKFMTENKGWGVRTKHPITAGDFILEYVGEVVSDKEFKERMATRYARDTHHYCLHLDGGLVIDGHRMGGDGRFVNHSCRPNCEMQKWTANGTFRMALFALRDIEPGEELTYDYNFSLFNPAVGQPCKCDSEDCRGVIGGKSQRITKQPVKTQSRTPSNASSQSHGSGGAQRVGRPRKAAKCNKKPEQTSVAAADLKTMTILKYQQHLNRLWQEPQLKPLTARERNLVKERHCFLFRNLENVKRTRERLSLSMPPSPPAALPAAPAAPAAPTPSPAPAAVVNVNPLTLPDTMNPAIFLTRLQMLRANKEESTKELLRFEDDPELDLKQRLARFFKALFNCILAVKDESGKQLCAPLLKLKCDRKTEGAAELGAVETRIRTLRYDTAAHFDNEITAIFAAVIREHGRNTDIGAAAAQLRKVYNSAKSDFAEQLQKILGPQEPLPAGFVQKGKTEEVILCICGLHVEEGLMVQCGGAGCGVWQHARCMRVADTRAPHYCHNCSQRPVDREIPLDEYTEDGHQFYLSLMRGELQVRQGDTVYVLRDIPIDARRPDVSANVDAHDVTDTHDVHDTQRVKRTDRTERTDRKKLKLPKGKDKEDTNNKTSGGQEAEVRKHTYQTIGSVAVSELDIFRVERLWKHKDTQERYVYGHHYLRPHETFHEPTRKFFPNEVMRVPLYEAVPIELVMSQCWVMDLNTYCKGRPVGAREEHVYICELRVDRTARLFTKVSRPKYPLCTRPYAFDHFPHRLKITRTYAPHEVSPEYLKGRAAKSAAPDKSSKAAADKKKTISVPLALGVKTPLSAATAQERRERQKERVNSVARRLLAAGGGRGALDASYLLAPGPAHPADPAPPTPSTSDPAPAPNSGEAAPAPAPPGVRPPRAARRPRRLPPRAS; encoded by the exons TTCTCGTCACCGACGGGTGAGAGCGCTGCTTGCAGCAGCACGTCGTCGTCGACCTCTTCGTCGTCGTCCTCGTCTTCATCGTCATCGTCGTCGTCGGACTCAGACAGCGCGGAGGCAGCCGGCTCCGCGCACGCCTCGGCTGACGACTCGAGCGCTGCGCTCGCTGCTGCCTGTCAACTACAG GTAATCGACGATGCGGATCTCGCGGAACTATTTCCGGAGCAAACGTCGAGCGCGCCGGCGCAGCAGCCCACTTTCAGCAGCTTCCCCGCGCACGCCGTCTCCCCGCACAGTGAGGACAAATGTATCGCAGACAATG CGGACGGGTCCAGTAGTGAAATGGAGCTTCCGCCGCAGCTGGTCACTGCGGCCATCCAGCGAGCGACAGCGGATTCTTCGGGATCCGAAAACGAGTGTTCCAACTCCGGTGTAGTGAGTCACAATACAACACACTACGCGTCCAGTTTACTACAACAATTCGTCGCGCAAACTCAACTTCTAAGCAGCACTGCATCATTGAATTCTATTAACACGACCCCTACATCGTCGCTAACCTGTGGTCTTAACTCGAGCCCTCTGGAAAGCGTTAATACTATCGGTGACTGCGTTTTGGGGCAGATAAATAGTTTGCCCGAAATGACACCAATaggttcaaattatttaaacagcaATTCTCAACATCTCAGTCCCCAACAGACGGAAGAGCTaactcaaataaataaagatcttGAGGAAATAAGTTCAGTTACAGAATCTGTAAGTTTGTCTATACCTAATCCTCCCAGTCTCGAAGACTGTGTCGATAACAATGATTTTATGAATATAGATATAACACCGGGAGGATCGGAATTAGGAAATGCaagtgatttattaaaaacatcacCGATGACAATTCTAAGCACTGATTTGAACCAATTAGACCCTCAAAAATTAGATACTATCAGTACAAACTCTGTAGAATCTCAGGaagatgttaaaaatataattgttgaGTCTAGACGAAAAAGGGGACGGCCCCGCAAAGTAAGAAAagtaaatgaatatgaaattaaaattgttgaatCTCACAAAGAAGATAAGCCTTctgtaaatgttataaatgatttCCATAATAATAACGATCCGCCGAACGTCTCTCCGGATTCGGGAATATTATCAAATCATAACTCGCCAACCCATTCGCCATTACGTCGTCATGACCTAGATGAAAACCATGGTCGCTTAAGCAGAAAGTCCattcaaaaagaaaacaacaagGTTGAGAGAAGAAATATGAGGTCGAAATCAAAAACTAGAAGTAGAGCACACAATTTGTCCGATTCGAGTGACTGTGATTTTCACAAAAAGAGAGTCGAAAACGaggtaaaacaaataaaaacagaagCCCCATCACCAATACCTTTGAAACAAGAAACTAACAAATTCGACAAAAATAAGAAACCCGACCACAAATTAGATATAGCTGCTTTAGATAGAATGTTGTACGCTACTGATAGGGTACTTTACCCACCTAGAAAGAAAACTGGTCGTAAACCGCAAAGCAAAGCCAAAACAACTAAGAACTCTCCAAAAACTTTGAAAGATAAGAATCAGTATGACTCCGCAGACAGTGATGAAGACTCATTACCATCTAGCAGGTCTGTGTTATCTGGAGTGTATGCGAAGAGAAAAGAAGTTAATAGTAAATTATGCACTGTAACTAAGAAGAGTAGTAAACCTGCTACAAACACATGGCGGGACCACCAGAGTGAAAACGAAGCGGCCGGTGATGATCCATTAGACCCAACATGGAAACAAATAGATCTGAATcctaaatataaagatatccTTTCTGGTTACAAAAGCGACCACGAATTCAAACCATATAAAAGCTGCAGTAGACTCATAGAGTCCGGCTATAAGAGCGACTATGGCTGTAGATCCGGATACAAAAGTGATTGCTATCGGTCAGGTTATAAAAGTGATCATAGATCTGGTTACAAAAGCGACAAATCAGGTTATAAAACCGATTACAGCGTTAGGAGTATGCGAAGAAGAATGAGGAAATTGAAGAAGACAAGATCGGTTCGAGATAGATCGTACtacaaaaatcaaaaacacTTTGTTTCCGATCAAGAAATTTTGTTACTgacaaacaaaacttttagtAGTCTCACGCTTGGTCACAGTTCAAGTGATTCTGAGTGTGACAGTTACATACGCAAACCAAACGCAAGTCCAAAATATGTAAGCGTTTGTACTAAATATCCCTTGctttcaaaatattcatttggATTTACGAAAAGTCAAAAGCATATTTTACGACATAATTCCTCTGATCCATTCGCGCCGGGCCCTGTATTTAGCGGCCTGCAAAGACCTGTCACTACTTGCAACATTTTCAAAGTCAGccataacaataacaacacTTTACTAAAATCTCCTAATAAAGCTTCATGTGTTGGTAATTCATTGCCAACCCTTAAGCCCATGTTTACACATAAGTTTGGTACATCACCACTGactactttaaataaaactgcttCTAAAAAGGATTTTGATGCtatgaaacatatttcaaGAACGCTGTCTCCAAAAAGTcgtaaacataataaatcgAGCAGCTCACTATATTCATTacacacaaaaaaagaaaatacactTAAACCACTTCCAAGTATATTTGAAAAAGCAAAAAACAGCTATGTGCCCAATAAATCGTTATctagaaatgtatttttgaactTGAAGAAACCTCATCTAAAGCCtgcttttcaaataaaaaaacacagaaGAACAGTTGTACTTGCACctccaaaaattaatttaaaacccACTGAAAGACCATCTCGACTTGCAATAAAAACTGAGAACAAGCATCATCGTCACAGAAGTAAGAGGCGACATCGCTCAAGATCAGTGTCGAGGTGTCGGGATTCTTACgccaataaaaatgttgattcGGTCGATCAAAAGTTTAGTCAAGATATGGATATTCTTATatccaattttataaaattatgccAAATTGCTCCAAAATTAATAACCAATATTACACAAAGTCAGCCCAAATGTACAGAGAAACCATTGCCTGAACCTCTGCCaccaaaagttttaaaaagagCGTCAAAGAAGCGTAAGACATCAGATAatcaagaaataattattccaACTTCAAAAAGGAGACACAAAAAGCAATTAACAGAATCTCAAAATAAAGGAGGAAAAGATACAAATGAACATAAGCTCCCTCTGAAAAAACGACACTACCATATTAATTCATCAACAAACAACACACTTAGCCTAAGCTTAGTTTCATCAGAATTTGATGATAATTcaaaaaatggaataaatacAGAGCAATTCTTATGTACCGAAACAGACTGTTTGGGTGAAATGCAAAATAATGTAACCGCCGAATCGCCAAAAACAAAACCAAATAACGAAAAAGGGAAAAAAGGCACTGACAGTTCAAAGGTTATGCAAACAAATATGCAAGATAATAAGAATCAACATAAGACGGATGATGTAATAATGAAATCTACGAAAATCAGCCTCAGTACAATTacagaaaatattgaaatggaGAGAGaagattcaaatttatgtgtatcaaaaacaaacaatattagtGGTGACGACCAGGTGGGAAAGAAAACTGATAAAGAGGGACACAAATTGACTAACGACGTAGAAAAATTATCTCCAAAATCTAAAGAGTCTGATGGCAAACCAATTCCCTCAAGACACGAAACTGCCAACAAAATATCCCCAAGATCTGAAGTCAAGTCTTCACCCGTACGAAATTCTGCACCAATTGTGACCCCGAAGAAACGTCACAGGTTAGAGGCTGATAAAGCTGCTACGCACTCTAGCTTGGATCAAGTAGTTCAGTCTTTATCAAAAAAACTGTCTGAAGATAAATCAGCTAACGATAGTAGCTGCAAAGATGTCAATCAGAATAATGCAAGAGAGGACATTAAAGTTACAGAGAATTCTACGTTATCTTCAGCGAATAATGTCGAAACGACGCCAAACACATCTATTGATCCATTAAAAAGCATGTCAGCGCGatctttatataaaagttcGATACCACCTTCACAGAAATCCGAAATTATGACCAGGAAAAAGAATAGATTAGAAGGCTTAACAAGCAATTTAGTTTCTAAAATTAATCCCAGCGCAGCAACTAAAGTTTTAGATACTttgttgaataataatataagaaaatctATTGAATCTCGTATTCttgaaaaagagaaaaatattacagataCTAATTATAAGCAAACAGATGACAAACCAAAAACAAAGGAATCTCCGCTTGTAAATAGAGCTACAGTTATCAAGTCACCTGTATCGAAAGGTAAAACTGTGGATAGTAAAAAGTCTAAAACGTCCGAAATTACATCGGGAACAACAGTTGTTGTAAATGTTGATCACCCTACAGGAATATTTGAACCATCAGTTGACTTGGAAGATCAAATTCCTAAGTCATCAATTTGTGTTAGCAGTCTTGTAACAGACgctaataaaagtaaatgtaaagCAAAGGCCACTAATGTAAACTCTTCAGATGGGCTAATGGGTACCATAGACAATGAATCGGATATACCGCTGGCACTAATATCAGAGACACCAGACCCTATTATACGTCCAAAAAGAGGCGAGTCTATAGCGGCTGTGATATCTGATAAAATTCAAGAGACCGCAGGCGGTCACAATTTACGTCAGCCCAAAAGAAATTTGAACGTAGATAGCGATGATACAAatgacaaaaagaaaaagaaaacttctaatataataaaagagagTAAATTAGTTTTACCAGCAAAAGTGTTGATTCCGAAAATTCAAGCAGAAAAATTATCAGTTAGtgatattattaagaaaatgtgTTCGACAACTCCAAAAAAACCGGAAACTAATAGTGCCAGTGACACTAAGATGGCCGACGCCTCCAAAAAGAAAGCAAGAAGAAGAAAAGCGATTAATCGAACAGGTTTTCCAAGTatcaaaaagaagaagaaaaaaattgaaccTAATGGGGCCCTAACTCTTCAATCGGACAGCCATTTCACGTCAGACACCGACAATTCCGCGTTTGAGAGGGTCCCAAAAGACGGCGAAGCCATGAGCAGCTTCTTACAGCGAACAACAAATAAGAAACCAGAACTCAAAGTGGTTTTGAACAAAGATGATTGTCCAAAGCAAGGTCGTTTGACTGTTGTCGCCTTAGAAAAATTGCAAGGTAAAGAAATTGTTTCCGAAACTGCAAATAAACCCGTACAGATAGCTGAAAAGCAGATAAACGAGAAGAGATCCATTAATTCAATTCTGAGAGCACCATCACTACAACTGAAACAAACAAAGAACGATAAGGAAATAAAGAATCATGTAAATAAATGGGAAGTTTTAAGCGAGACTGATAGCATACCGTCTTTAACTAGCTCCCTTAATCATAATGATCCCGAAGATAGCATACCTTTAAGTTTACTAAATTTGAAAAACCACAAAACGGTCAGTCGATTAGACAACTTAGAAagattgaaaagaaaaacacgAGCTATGTCACCTTCAAAGGAAAtagaagaaatattttcaaagaggAAAATTGTTGAAAAAGTTACTAAAACTGGTCTTAGACCAAAATCGAGTTTAGCCATCCTGTATCCTAGCGAACGACGGTTGACTAGAAGTTCAGATAACTCATTCGAAGATGGAAGAAGCAAGTCCAAAAGAGATGCAAAAAAGACTGTTACAGAAATTAATTTCGAGAAGTCCGGTTGTAAGCCCGCAAATGTGACCACTAGAAGGAAGTCGAGGATGAGTCAAGTCACGAAAAAACCATCCGAAGTTCATTCTAGTTCCCGGGAAAGTTCATTAGATACTGTCGTCAGTCGCAAAACAATATCGAAGTCTCGCGAGCCCTCCATTGACACACTACAAGATCATGACGAAAACGAACCCTTGccattaaatgaaaaagaaatagattTCGAAAAAAGTATAGATGTGTTATCGAAGAACATAATTTGTAAGAAACGAGTTGCGTGTTCGAGAGACGACAGTCCCTCGAATAGTGTGGACAACAGGGACAAACCTATCATCGTATCGAAGAGAAATCCTCGCTtgagaaaaaagtttttggtGGCTGGACTTTTCTCCGATTATTACAAAGAAGA TCCGAAGCCCGATGGCAAAGGCAAGAACGTGGTGACGCAGACGGAGTACCCGCCGGGGCTGCTGGCGCCTCCGCCGTACTGCGAGCGCTGGGTGCGCCGCCGCCTGCAGCACTTCGCATTGCCCTACGACATCTGGTGGCAGCAACACTACAACCAACCGGTGCCTTCCTGGAACTACAAGAAGATACGTACAA ACGTGTACTACGACGTGAAGCCGTCGGCGGAGGAATGCGAGAGCGTGGCGTGCAGCTGCGCCCCTGCCTCTGGCTGCAACGAGGACTGTATCAACCGCCTCGTCTACTCCGAGTGTTCGCCGCAGCTCTGCCCTGCCGG TGACAAATGCAAGAACCAGCGCATCCAGCGTCACGAGTGGGCGTCGGGGCTGGAGAAGTTCATGACTGAGAACAAGGGTTGGGGTGTGCGCACCAAGCACCCCATCACCGCCGGAGACTTCATACTTGAGTATGTCGGAGAGGTCGTCTCCGATAAGGAGTTTAAG GAGCGCATGGCGACGCGTTACGCTCGCGACACACATCACTACTGCCTGCACCTGGACGGCGGGCTGGTGATAGATGGTCACCGCATGGGTGGTGATGGCCGCTTCGTCAACCATTCCTGCCGTCCCAACTGCGAGATGCAGAAATGGACAGCCAATG GCACATTCCGGATGGCGCTGTTCGCGTTGCGAGATATTGAGCCGGGAGAAGAGCTCACATACGACTACAACTTCTCATTGTTTAATCCCGCTGTTGGTCag cCATGTAAGTGCGATTCGGAAGATTGTCGCGGAGTTATCGGAGGCAAATCTCAAAGAATTACCAAGCAGCCTGTGAAGACCCAGTCGCGGACACCTTCCAACGCGTCCAGTCAGTCGCACGGGTCTGGCGGTGCGCAGCGAGTCGGCCGACCCCGCAAGGCTGCCAAGTGCAACAAGAAGCCGGAGCAGACCAGCGTAGCAGCCGCAGACCTCAAGACCATGACCATCCTTAAGTACCAGCAGCACCTCAACAGGCTGTGGCAGGAGCCTCAGCTCAAGCCGCTCACCGCCAGGGAGAGGAACCTCGTCAAGGAGAGACATTGCTTCCTCTTCAGGAACCTTGAGAAT gTGAAACGTACTCGCGAGCGACTATCTTTGTCGATGCCACCTTCGCCTCCTGCAGCGCTCCCCGCAGCCCCCGCAGCCCCCGCAGCTCCCACCCCCTCACCTGCCCCCGCGGCCGTCGTTAACGTGAACCCCCTGACGTTGCCTGACACCATGAACCCCGCCATATTCCTGACTCGACTGCAGATGCTGCGCGCCAACAAAGAGGAGAGCACTAAGGAGTTGCTCCGCTTCGAAGATGATCCCGAGTTGGATCTCAAACAGCGACTCGCGAGGTTCTTTAAGGCGCTGTTCAACTGCATTTTGGCTGTCAAAG ATGAGTCCGGTAAGCAGTTGTGTGCGCCgttgttgaaattaaaatgcgATCGTAAGACAGAGGGCGCGGCGGAGCTCGGCGCGGTTGAGACTCGCATACGTACACTGCGTTACGACACCGCAGCGCACTTTGATAATGAAATCACAGCTATATTTGCTGCAGTTATCAGAGAACATGGCCGGAATACAGATATTGGAGCTGCGGCTGCCCAACTCAGAAAG GTTTACAACTCTGCAAAGTCAGATTTCGCTGAGCAACTGCAAAAGATTTTAGGACCGCAAGAACCTTTGCCGGCTGGATTTGTACAAAAGGGTAAAACTG AGGAAGTGATCCTGTGCATCTGTGGGCTGCACGTGGAGGAGGGGCTGATGGTGCAGTGCGGTGGTGCGGGTTGCGGCGTGTGGCAACACGCGCGCTGTATGCGCGTCGCTGACACACGCGCCCCGCACTACTGCCACAACTGCTCACAGCGACCG GTGGATCGTGAAATACCTCTAGATGAATACACGGAGGATGGGCATCAGTTCTACTTGTCGCTGATGCGGGGAGAGCTGCAGGTGCGGCAAGGGGACACGGTGTATGTGCTGCGGGATATACCCATTGATGCCCGTAGACCAGATGTCAGCGCGAATGTTGACGCGCATGACGTCACTGACACACATGACGTGCATGACACGCAGCGTGTCAAACGTACTGACCGCACCGAGCGCACGGACAGGAAGAAACTCAAGCTGCCCAAAGGAAAGGATAAGGAGGACACAAACAATAAG ACGAGCGGCGGGCAAGAGGCGGAGGTGCGCAAGCACACATACCAGACGATAGGCTCGGTGGCGGTTTCTGAGCTGGACATATTCCGTGTTGAACGACTCTGGAAACACAAGGATACACAAGAGCGCTACGTCTACGGACATCATTACCTGCGCCCGCACGAGACCTTCCACGAACCTACTAGAAA atttttCCCGAATGAAGTAATGAGAGTGCCGTTGTATGAGGCGGTTCCAATCGAGCTGGTCATGTCACAGTGCTGGGTTATGGATCTTAATACTTACTGCAAG GGTCGTCCGGTGGGGGCGCGCGAGGAGCACGTGTACATCTGTGAGCTGCGCGTTGACCGCACTGCGCGTCTCTTCACCAAGGTGTCGCGACCCAAGTACCCGCTCTGTACGCGACCATACGCCTTCGACCACTTCCCGCACCGGCTTAAGATCACACGTACATATGCG CCGCATGAAGTATCGCCCGAGTATTTGAAAGGCAGAGCAGCAAAGAGTGCCGCGCCCGATAAGTCGAGCAAGGCCGCCGCTGATAAGAAGAAAACTATATCCGTACCTCTCGCCCTTGGAGTTAAG ACTCCATTGAGCGCTGCGACGGCGCAGGAGCGACGAGAGCGACAGAAGGAGCGCGTGAACAGCGTAGCGCGGCGACTGCTTGCGGCGgggggcgggcgcggcgcaCTCGACGCCTCCTACCTTCTAGCACCCGGCCCTGCCCATCCCGCGGACCCCGCCCCGCCCACACCGTCTACGTCAgaccccgcccccgccccgaaCTCTGGTGAGGCCGCCCCCGCCCCTGCCCCGCCTGGTGTCCGCCCGCCCCGCGCCGCGCGCCGCCCCCGACGTCTGCCCCCGCGCGCCTCCTGA